The following DNA comes from Polyangiaceae bacterium.
AGCTTCTTGGGCTCGCGCTGGTACGCGGGGGCGATCACCCCCAGAGCCGCCGCGACGATGTTGGCGCTGGAGCGGTAGTTCTGCTCGAGCTTCACGACTTTCGCGTCGGGAAAATCCCGGCGGAAACCGCGGATCAGGCGCACGTCAGCGCCGCGCCAACGGTAGATGGACTGGTCGTCGTCGCCGACCACGCACAGGTTGCGGGTAGCGGCACTCAGGGCCTTCACCAGGCGATACTGGGTCTGGTTCGTGTCTTGGAACTCATCGACCAGCACGTGGTCGAAGCGCTCTCGCAACGCCTTGCCCACCTCGGACGACTCGTTCTCTGCCAAGCGCATGGCCTCTAGAATCAGATCTTCGAAGTCCAGGGCGGCGGCCGTGCGCATCGCGTTTTGGTAGCCGACGTAGACGTCGGTCATCACGGGGTCCAAGCCGAGCTGTCGATCGTCGGGCAGGCGGCCTTCGCGCTTCTCGGCGTGGATCAAGCTCAACGCGTAGCGAGGCGGCAGCCGCTTCTCGTCGATGTCCATCTCCTTGAGCAGCCGAGTCATGACGGCGCGCTGGTCGGTGTCGTCGTAGATCACGAACTTCGGGCTCAGTCCCGCGGCTTCGTGGTAACGGCGCAGCAGCTTCGCGCACAAGGAATGAAAGGTGCCGGCCCAGATGTCGCGGGTGACTTCCTCACCCGCGAGGGAGCAGAGCCGGCTGCGCAGTTCCCCTGCGGCTTTGTTCGTGAACGTCACGGCCAAGATGCGGTACGGGGCGACCCGGTGTTCGGCCAGCAGGTTGGCGATGCGGTAGGTGATGACGCGGGTCTTCCCACTGCCGGCGCCCGCAAAGACGAGCAGCGGGCCACTCTCGTGGCGAACCGCTTCTGCCTGCGGTGGGTTGAGCGCGGCCGAGGGGTCGACGGACATTCGTGCGGCTAATACATCGGCACGACTTCGACTACCAGTTGCGGACTAAATGCCGCCGCACCTCGCGCAATACTCGTCGCGACGGGCGGATGAGCGCTCGCGACCAGGCCGGCTACCACGCCGTGAAGCCAGTCCCGAATCCCCAACGGGGCGGCCTCGAAGTCGCTGACCCTCATCAACACCGCGCTCTCGCGCTCCTCCACGTCCCAGCGCCCGAAATCCAGGAGCCGCGAGAGCAGCGGCACGCTGCGTCGCAGCAGGTTGCCGACGCATTCTTCGTTGCTCAGATGCCCGAACATGGTCGCGAGTTCCCCACTCACACCGTCGTGACCGGCATGCCGACACCAGCTTGCGTCACCTCGTGCAAGATCGCGTGTGACACGCTCCACGTAGGCCGACACCAAGTCCAACTCGTACATCACGATGGTTTGCACGGAGTTCTGCACCAGGTCCAGATCCCGATTCGCGCAGACTTCGCTCATCACGGTGTCGCGGGCGGGGCGGCCGTAGTTGCTCACGACTTTGGCGTCGAGGGAGCGAAAGACCACACCTCGCACGTGGGCGTTTGCGACCAAGCGCTGTGGTGAGATGCGCATCGACCCGGATGGGCGCGAACTGGGCTGGATTGCGTCGAGGGAGGGCAGCGTCGACGAGTCCGATGAAGTCGCGACCGCCGCTGGGGGTTGTGACGGGCGAGCGGAGCGCTGGACACTCGAGGCCTGCGCGCCAAGGCCGCTCGACGGTGCGACGGAAGGTTGGCGAGGGAAGGGTGGGGTCGAGTAGCGAGCGGGGCGAGCGCTCGGCGTGGAGCGATACCGTGACGGTTGGGTCGCATCCGTCCGCGGCGCGGAGGGCGTCGCCAAACTCGCAGGCTCTTCACGGTAGGTCGGATGGACTCCGCTCGATTCGAGCGTGCGCATGGCGCGGCTGCCAACCAGACGCTCCAGGGCGCGCTCACGCTCATCTTCGCTGACCAGCGCGGCTAGTTCTGCGGCCAGGTCGGCAGCGGTTTGGTGCCGTTCATCGGGCCGTTTGGCGAGCGCGCGTGCCAGGACGGCGTCCAGTGTGGGGTGATCGGGCCCGCCGTTCTCCGCCAAGGTCGGCGCCTTGGCGTGGGCGATACGGTAGGCCGTGGCTACCGTCGTCGGCGCATGAAACGGACGGACGCCGGTGAGGAGTTCGTACACGACGACGGCGACCGAGAACAAGTCGCTGCGACCGTCGATCTCGCCGAACCCGGCGGCTTGCTCCGGTGACAGATAGTCCGGAGTACCGAACACGATGCCTGTGCTCGTCCGCGGAGTGGGGCCCGCGGGAGAAAGCAGCTTCGCGATACCGAAGTCCAAGAGCTTCACCACCGGACGTTCGTCGTCGGTTCGGTGGTAGAAGATGTTCTCTGGTTTGAGATCACGATGAACGACTCCCACACCGTGCGCTGCGCTCAGCGCAGACAGCACGGGAACGGCGGTCGCTAGGGCCGCGGCAACGTCCATCTTGCCGAAGCGCGACAACACGCTCGCCGCGCTGCTTCCCTCGAGTAGCTCCATCACGAGGTAGGGGCCCGTTTCACCTTCGCCAGCGTCGAGGACGTCGACAATGGCCGGGTGCTGGATCCGGCTTGCCGAGCGGGCTTCCTGAAAGAAGCGCTCGGTCAGGCTGGGATCTCGGGCATGATTTGGGTTGAGCAACTTGACTGCCACGTTGCGCCCAATGACCAGGTTCTCCGCGCGAAACACTTCGCTCATCCCGCCCGAACCGATGGGTTCGAGGAGCTTGTACTTCCCCGCTAGGATGAGGCCACTTGCAGGCTTGCTGAGCATGGTCGACAGTTCGCGCCGTTCGCGACCCGGTGAGTCAAAGCAATGATGGTACCAGGAAAGCCGCGCGGCGCGGAGAGGCAAGGTCGCGTGGTTCGGCTGCCCCTGTCCGAGGCCCTGACGGTGCCGCAGCTGTGCGCATGTTGCGGGGCGGATTCTGCCCGGGCCGTGCGCGTACGACGGGGATCTCTGGACCTGTTCGTTCCCTATTGCGAGGGCTGCCTGGTCCACGCTTCCAGTGGGATGACCCGGGATCTTGCGAGCTTTCTAGCCAGTGGGCTGCTGGCGCTCACTCTCGCTTTCGCCCTGCCGCTTTGGTTCGAATGGATTCCGTTTTGGCTGCACGTGTGTTGCACGGCGGGGCTTGCGCTGCTGCCCTTGGTCTTTCGCTATGTTCTGGCGCCTCGACGCTTGGCTCCACACACGACCACGCACTTGGCGGCTTGGTGGCGAAGCGACGGAGCCCTCGCCTGCACGTTTCCACCATTCGCCGAAGCGCTGGCTCGCGCAAACGGCGTCGAGGTGGAGCTCGCCAGCTTGCGCGAGCCCGGTCCGCGCCGCTCGGTTTGGTTCGCTCCAGCTCTGGGCCTGTTGCTCGCTCCGGTCAGTCACCGTCTGCACTTTCCGACCGTTCGCGTGGTAAATCTCACCGACGACCGCATCACGGTGCGAGTGGATGGTCGAGAGGTCTGCAGCGTGGAAGCGACCAGTGCCGAGAGCCCTGCGGCGGGGGCTGAAGTCCGCGTGCCGGCCGGCCGCCGCGAGCTGGCGGTTTCAGGGCCTCAGGGGCGCGCCGTCATGACTGCGCGCGTGGATGTGCAGGCGGGCGCTCGGCACTTGTTCGCACCCGGGAGTGAGGCGGTGTGTTTCTGGTTGGAGGAGACCGCCTATGGCCGCGGCGCGCAGGAGGAGCAAGTGGTCCCGCTGACCGGAGCCGCCCGATTCTGGCGCATTCCTGACGCCGTCGATCTGTGGTTCGTACCTACTCCGCAGGCAGCTCCGGACCGAAGGTCTTCGGGTGGGACTCTGATGGCGCTACGGCAGGCTCCGTGCGCCCGCGCCCCTCGCGCCGTCCAAGTCGCAGCTGGATTGGCAAGCTCGCGCGAGTGACTATAGTAGCGGCGCCGTGAACGACGAGATTGACGCTACGGAACATACTGCGGGCTCCGAGCCGCCGGCCCAGGCTGCGGAAGAGGTGCTGGATACCGAGGCCCAAGAAGTCCCGGATCCCCTCGAAGAGGCCAAGGCCGAGGCCGCTCGGATGCGCGAGCAACTGTTGCGCACTGCAGCTGACTTCGACAACTTCCGCAAGCGGGCCCGCAAGGAGACGCACGATGCTGAAGTCCACGGGCGAGACGAACTCCTGAGAGAGCTCTTGCCCGTGTTCGACAATTTGGAACGGGCCAGCCTCCACGCGGAGACCGCGACGGACGTGCAGAGCCTGGCTGATGGCGTGAAGATGGTTTTGCGCATCTTCTTCGACACCCTCGCCAAACTCGATGTTCAGCGTGTGGAATCCGTTGGCAAGCCCTTCGACCCGAGCTTGCACGAAGCAATCCAGCAGATGGAGACGAGCGAATACCCAGCTGGGTCCATCGCTGCGGAAGTGCAGCCAGGCTATCGCTCCGGCGATCGCCTGGTGCGCCCCGCCATGGTGGTGGTGGCGCGAGCCCCCGCGGCCGCGGCATCCGAACCACCCGCCTCGGGCGCGCCGGAAGAGACCGAAGAGTAGCGCGCTGGTCGTGTGTGCAGCGCTGCGAGCCGGTCTGCAAATCTACAGTCGGAACCTGACTCCAAACGCGCCTTTCATTCCTCGTCCTGCGGGGTATGCTCCGTGACCTGACAAATGGGGAAGATTATCGGCATCGACCTGGGGACGACCAACTCCTGTGTGGCCGTGCTGGAGGGCACGAGCGCTAGCGGTGAACCCGAAGTGCGCGTCGTGCCGAACTCCGAGGGCGCACGCACGACGCCCAGCGTCGTGGCTCTCCCACCTTCCGGGGAGCGCTTGGTCGGGCAGGTGGCCAAGCGCCAATCCACGACGAATCCCGAGCGAACCGTCTACGCGGTGAAGCGCCTCATGGGACGCAAGTTCAGCGACGAAGACGTGGGTCGCCATCGTGACACCACCGCGTATCGCGTCGTGGAGCACGCCAACGGCGACGCCTGGGTAGCCATCGGCGACAAGCAGATGTCCCCCTCGGAGGTGAGCGCGATGGTGCTCACCAACCTCAAGGAGATTGCCGAAGCATTTTTGGGGGAGCCTGTCACCGAGGCCATCATCACGGTTCCCGCGTACTTCGATGACGCCCAGCGCCAGGCCACCAAAGACGCGGGCAAGATCGCCGGTCTCGACGTCAAGCGCATCCTGAACGAGCCCACTGCCGCATCGCTGGCCTACGGCTTGGACAAGACTCAATCCGAGCGTATTGCGGTCTACGATCTGGGAGGCGGTACGTTCGACATTTCCATCCTGGAAATTGCCAGCGGCGTCTTCAACGTGAAGGCTACGGGTGGTGATACCCACCTGGGCGGCGAGGATTTCGACGCACGAATCATCAACAAGCTCGCCGAGGAGTTCAAAGAAGAGCACGGCATCGATCTCAAGACCGACCGCATGGCGCTACAACGCCTGAAGGAAGCTGCAGAGAAGGCGAAGCACGAGCTTTCCTCCTCTCTGGAGACGGAAATCAACATTCCGTTCATCGCGACGGGATCTGCCGGCCCACTCCACCTGGAGCGAGCCATGAAGCGCAGTGAGCTCGAGATTCTGACGCGAGATCTCGTCGATCGGACCATCGACAGCTGCCGCGCCGTGCTGGCGGACGCCAAGGTGGGCCCCGACAAGATCGATCAGGTGGTCATGGTGGGCGGCATGACGCGCATGCCGTCCGTGCAAAAAGCCGTCAAGGAACTGTTCGGCAAAGATCCCAACAAGGGAGTCAATCCCGACGAGGTCGTGGCGGTGGGGGCAGCCATCCAGGGAGCGGCGCTGGGCGGGGCGATCGACGAAGTGCTGTTGCTCGACGTGACTCCCCTCGCCATCGGCGTCGAGACCGGTGGCGGGGTTTTCACTCGCCTCATTCCCCGCAACACCACGGTCCCCACCGAGAAGAGTGAGATCTTCACTACCAGCATGGACAACCAGCCGTTCGTGCCCATTCACGTGCTGCAGGGCGAGCGCGAGATGGCGGCGGACAACCGCAGTCTTGCCCGCTTCGAGCTGACGGGAATTCCTCCGGCACCGCGCGGCGTTCCGAAGATTCAGGTTACGTTTCGCATCGACGCGAACGGGATCCTGAGCGTGGAGGCCAAGGATCTGGGCACCGGCAAGAGCCAGGCGATCAACGTCACGCCGACCAGCGGTCTGAGCCACGACGAGATCGACCGCCTCGTAAACGAGGGCGAGCGCTACAAGGAGTCCGACGAGCTCCGCCGCGACATGGCGGAGATTCGAAACCAGGCCGAGACCCTGATCTACACCACGGAGCAGGCGCTCGAGGCCTACGGGGATCTGTTGGAGGTCGAGCGTGTCGCTACCATTCGTGGTGACCTCGAAGCTCTCCAAGGCGCGCTGAGCGGCGGATCCGACCTCGAAACCGTGCGTGAGGCTTATGCCCGTTTGGAGCACGGCACCTTCGAGATCGCGGAGGCGATGTACGGTGGGGGTGAGGGCACGACGTGATGTGCCGTCCGGGCGGCAGACTTGCCGCCGTGTCGGTGCCGCGCCACGTCGTGGGTAGTTTGCGGGGAGTTGGGGGTCACTGACAAGTGGAAAACCTCGGCCGCTACACACTCTTGGACCGGTTGGGGGTTGGCGCCTGGAGTGAGGTATTCAAGGCGAAGAGCTTTGGCGTCGAGGGCTTCGAGAAGACGATCGTCGTCAAACGACTGACGCCGGAGTTCGCCGCGGACGCCGCTTTCGTGGAGGACTTCGTGCGCGCGGCGAAGAAGGCGATTCGTCTCAGCCATGCGAACATCGCCCAAGTGTTCGATCTCGGGCACGAGGTCGGCGATGCGGGGCACAGCTACTTCTTGGCCGGCGAGTTCGTTGCGGGCGTCGATCTGCTGAGCGTGCTGCGTTCAAAGGTCGGTGCCGATTCGTTGCCGCTGCCCCTGGCGTTGTTCTTGGTCGCGCAAGCCGCCAAGGCGCTGGAGCACGCACATCGACGCGTCGACGCCGACGGTCAAACTGGCGTCGTGCATGGTGCTCTCTCGCCCGCCGACGTGCTGCTCAGCTTCGAAGGTGAGGTCAAGCTAACGGACTTTTGCATCACCGAGGCGGTGCTTCCGCACCTGGCGCGGACGGCGCCCGAGCGCTTGCGCGAGAAGTTGCCGTACCTGAGTCCCGAAGTCTTGCGGCAGGAACCTGCGACCTCAGCCAGTGACATCTACGCCTTGGGTGCCTTGCTGTTGCGCATGTTGGCCGCCGAACCGCCGCACGTTGCGGAGGATGCCGATGCGCTGCGGGAGCGAATCGCTTCAGGCGCTCCCGTCGACTTGAGTCGACTGCGCGAGAACCTGGCGCCGGAACTAGCGGAGTTGTTGAAGCGTTGTTTGGAGCCGTCGCCTGAGCGGCGGGTCGAGTCTGCGGGGCGCTTCTACGAGCAAGTTCTGGCGCTGACCTACGCGCTCGGCGCGCGCTTCGATGACAGTGACCTGGCGGATTGGCTCGACAATGTGGATCTGCGCGCTCGCCCGGCGACGTTACCGCCCTTGGAAGAGGTTTTCGAAGAGGTAGAGCCCGAGGAACTCGTGCCGTCGTCGCGTCCACTGGCGGCCGACTTCGAGGAAGCTTCCACCGAGGGGCTACAGACCCTCGGTGAGCTGCCCAGTGAGCGAGAGCTCACCGTACTAGCTGTGGCTTTTCGTGCCGGGCCCACTCGCGTGGAGGCTGTGCGCATGCGAGCGCGCGCAGTCGCGTTGCGCTACGGAGGACGAGAGCTGGAGTCGGCGTCCGCTGCGATCTACTTCGTGTTCGGTCTGGAGCCCGGCGATACCCGCCATCTCGACAATGCAGCCCGTGCCGGGCTGGTCATGCTTCGCGCCATTGGGCCCCTTGCCGAACCCGCGGCTGCGCTGCGATTCAACACGGCCGTCGTGCACGACGGGGAGCTTGACGACGCCGCGCGGCCGGAGCTCGTGCGGTCGTGTGAGGAACTACCTCCCACCCCGGCTGGGGCGCTGTTGGCGACGCGAGCTGCGGCAGAGCGTTTGGGAGAGGCATTTCCCACTCGCCCGGGCCCGAACGCAGAACACGTGTTCCTGGAGGAACCGAGCCAACCTCAGGGACTCGGGCCGTTCCTGGGGCGCCGTTCCGAGCTGCGCAGCTTGGCCCAAGCGCTGAGTGGTGCGTCGCGTGGCCGGCTTCACGCCGTTGCGGTGGTTGGCCCTCACGGAATCGGGAAGACCCGGCTGCTCTCTGCCGCGACACGTCGCGTGAGCGCGGCGCGCCTCGACGTCGGCGTCTACGTTGCCACCTGTCCGCCGCGGGGGCGCGACGTGCCTTGGAGCGGCGCCACTGCCATGCTGCGCGCCCTGACCGGCGTGCGCGACGGGGACGCTCTGGACGGCGTGTTAGGGGTCGAGCCGCGGCTTCGCGCCCTGGGCCTCGTGGACGAGGAAACATCCGCGCTGTTGGCTCTCCTCGGGGCCGGTCCCGCCGCGAGCCCTCACGCGATCGAAACGGCCTTTGCAAAAGCACTCGCCTCGTTGTGCGCGGAAAGACTTCACGTTCTGGCTTGGGATGATGCCCACGAGCTAGACGCAGACAGCACGCGCGCCATCGCTTTCGCCATGGACCGACTCGAACGGTCGCAAGTGGCCGTCGTACTCTTGGGACGGGAGCGGGAACCAGGTGCGTTGTTCAGCCGCCCGGGGCTGGAGCTACTCGAGCTTGGAGACCTGGAGCGCGAAGACGCATCGAAGCTGGCGGCGCTCCGCCTCGGCGTCGAGACCATTCCGCCGACGCTGGAGGCGTTCCTGTGGGAACGCGCCGGAGGCCACCCGATGTTCATCGAGGAGCTACTGCGTGAAGCGCTGGCGAGCAAGGCACTCCTCGTGCAACAGGAACGTGTACAACTCTTCGAGCAGAGCGCTGCGCTGACGGTCCCGCGTTCCCTCAAGATGTTGGTTGCAGACCGCTTGCGGCGCCTGCCCGATGCAGAGCGTGGATTGCTTGTCGCGGCTGCCATTCTGGAGCCACCGGCGGATCTCGCGGTGGTTGCGGAGCTGGTCGAGCTGCCGGTCGGAGTCGTGCACCACCTAGCCGACTCCCTCATTCACAAGGAACTCCTGGTCGCTCGTGGCACGACGCACGTCGGCTTTGCGTCCCAGCTGGTACGGGACGTGGTGCTGGCGGACTTCGCGCGCGACCGCGCGCAAGAGCTCCACGTGCGCGCGGCCGATGCATTGCAGATCGTGCTGGGTGTCCGCACCGAAGAGTTGGCTGCACAGATTGGCCATCACCTGGCCATGGCGGGCCAGGCGGACCGCGCCGCTGGTTTCTTCGCCACCAGTGGCTTCTATCACGCGGAAGCGCGTCGTCTGGACGTTGCCGCACGCCACCTCATGCGCGCGCTGAGCCTGGCGGACTTGTCGGACCGTGGGGCAGAGCAGATCCGCCAATGGGTCGGAGCACTCAGCGAAGCGCTCCACCACGTTCGCGCCGGCGAAGGCTTGCATGAGCTGGTGCGCCGATTGAGCGGCTGGTTGGTGCTCGACAAGGCCATCGACGGCAGGCTGCGCGGTGCAATCGAGATTGACCTCGCGGTCAGCCTCGGCGCGCTGCATCGCTACAAAGAAGCACGTCGCTTGTTGCAGCGGGCTGCAGACTCTGCCGCGGCATGGCCCGAGCTAGCGCGCTCGGCGCTACTGGTTGACGCGGAGCTCTCGATTCGGCAGGGCGAAATGCGGGATGCCGAAGCAGCGCTGCAGCGCGCGGAAAAGCTTCAGGCCGCCGACGCCATCGACGAGCACCGCTTCTGGATCGCCACGGCGCAGACTTGCGCTGGCGCCGGGCGTTTCGATGACGCCATTGCCGCGCTCGACACGGCACGCGACCTCGTCCCGGAAGAAGACGCCGTTCTCTCGGCAGAGCGTGACAAAGTTCGAGCTCTCGTCGCGGGTTTTCGCGGCGACTGGACGGAGTGTGCTCGCATCTCAGCGCTCGCTGCAGAAGAGGCTCGTGGTGCGGGCTTGATGCACGAGGCCGCCGTGAATCTGCACAATCAAGGCGACTCGCTGCTCCGCCTGGATGAGCCGGCGCGGGCCTATGCCGTATTGGGAGCGAGCCGCGCGCTGGCCGAGCAGATCGGCTCGGAGCGCATGGTGAATCTCAATGTGGGAATGATGGCTTTTCTCGATGCGCTCAAGGGCGACAAGGTCGCGAGCGACGTGCTTCAGCGCAGCATCGTCAAAGCGGACTCGCAGAAATGGGCGTGGGACGTGGTGACGCTTCGCTACTTGCTGGGGCGACTGCATGCGGCTCGTGGCGATGCCTCTGCGGCTCGTCGCGAGCTGTCGGCTGCCCACAGCCTCGCTTCGAGCGCCGACAACCGGGTGCTGGCTCAGGACTGCGAGCGCGCGCTAGCTGAGCTCGGCTCGAGCTGACTCCAGCGTCATAGCGTCCTGGGGTTTGGATCATTGCGATCCGCGCAGCCGGATCCACCCGATCCGCAGTGATCAGATTGATCAAGGGGAAGCCGAGAGAAATGCAGGAACGAGTCGACTTGAGCCTCGCGGCGATCCCTGGCACGAGGTGTGCACTGGTGTATCGGTCATGAGGATGGGACGAAGTGGGTGTTCGGGGATTGTTCTATTGTTGGCGGCGTGCGGCTGCTCCGACTCCGGGTCGGAAAGCGGAGTGGGAAGCGGTGGCGCCACCGGCGGCGGCGCCGGTGCCGCTGGAACCGGCGCGGCAAGCAGTGGTG
Coding sequences within:
- the grpE gene encoding nucleotide exchange factor GrpE — translated: MNDEIDATEHTAGSEPPAQAAEEVLDTEAQEVPDPLEEAKAEAARMREQLLRTAADFDNFRKRARKETHDAEVHGRDELLRELLPVFDNLERASLHAETATDVQSLADGVKMVLRIFFDTLAKLDVQRVESVGKPFDPSLHEAIQQMETSEYPAGSIAAEVQPGYRSGDRLVRPAMVVVARAPAAAASEPPASGAPEETEE
- a CDS encoding protein kinase, which gives rise to MENLGRYTLLDRLGVGAWSEVFKAKSFGVEGFEKTIVVKRLTPEFAADAAFVEDFVRAAKKAIRLSHANIAQVFDLGHEVGDAGHSYFLAGEFVAGVDLLSVLRSKVGADSLPLPLALFLVAQAAKALEHAHRRVDADGQTGVVHGALSPADVLLSFEGEVKLTDFCITEAVLPHLARTAPERLREKLPYLSPEVLRQEPATSASDIYALGALLLRMLAAEPPHVAEDADALRERIASGAPVDLSRLRENLAPELAELLKRCLEPSPERRVESAGRFYEQVLALTYALGARFDDSDLADWLDNVDLRARPATLPPLEEVFEEVEPEELVPSSRPLAADFEEASTEGLQTLGELPSERELTVLAVAFRAGPTRVEAVRMRARAVALRYGGRELESASAAIYFVFGLEPGDTRHLDNAARAGLVMLRAIGPLAEPAAALRFNTAVVHDGELDDAARPELVRSCEELPPTPAGALLATRAAAERLGEAFPTRPGPNAEHVFLEEPSQPQGLGPFLGRRSELRSLAQALSGASRGRLHAVAVVGPHGIGKTRLLSAATRRVSAARLDVGVYVATCPPRGRDVPWSGATAMLRALTGVRDGDALDGVLGVEPRLRALGLVDEETSALLALLGAGPAASPHAIETAFAKALASLCAERLHVLAWDDAHELDADSTRAIAFAMDRLERSQVAVVLLGREREPGALFSRPGLELLELGDLEREDASKLAALRLGVETIPPTLEAFLWERAGGHPMFIEELLREALASKALLVQQERVQLFEQSAALTVPRSLKMLVADRLRRLPDAERGLLVAAAILEPPADLAVVAELVELPVGVVHHLADSLIHKELLVARGTTHVGFASQLVRDVVLADFARDRAQELHVRAADALQIVLGVRTEELAAQIGHHLAMAGQADRAAGFFATSGFYHAEARRLDVAARHLMRALSLADLSDRGAEQIRQWVGALSEALHHVRAGEGLHELVRRLSGWLVLDKAIDGRLRGAIEIDLAVSLGALHRYKEARRLLQRAADSAAAWPELARSALLVDAELSIRQGEMRDAEAALQRAEKLQAADAIDEHRFWIATAQTCAGAGRFDDAIAALDTARDLVPEEDAVLSAERDKVRALVAGFRGDWTECARISALAAEEARGAGLMHEAAVNLHNQGDSLLRLDEPARAYAVLGASRALAEQIGSERMVNLNVGMMAFLDALKGDKVASDVLQRSIVKADSQKWAWDVVTLRYLLGRLHAARGDASAARRELSAAHSLASSADNRVLAQDCERALAELGSS
- a CDS encoding protein kinase; protein product: MLSKPASGLILAGKYKLLEPIGSGGMSEVFRAENLVIGRNVAVKLLNPNHARDPSLTERFFQEARSASRIQHPAIVDVLDAGEGETGPYLVMELLEGSSAASVLSRFGKMDVAAALATAVPVLSALSAAHGVGVVHRDLKPENIFYHRTDDERPVVKLLDFGIAKLLSPAGPTPRTSTGIVFGTPDYLSPEQAAGFGEIDGRSDLFSVAVVVYELLTGVRPFHAPTTVATAYRIAHAKAPTLAENGGPDHPTLDAVLARALAKRPDERHQTAADLAAELAALVSEDERERALERLVGSRAMRTLESSGVHPTYREEPASLATPSAPRTDATQPSRYRSTPSARPARYSTPPFPRQPSVAPSSGLGAQASSVQRSARPSQPPAAVATSSDSSTLPSLDAIQPSSRPSGSMRISPQRLVANAHVRGVVFRSLDAKVVSNYGRPARDTVMSEVCANRDLDLVQNSVQTIVMYELDLVSAYVERVTRDLARGDASWCRHAGHDGVSGELATMFGHLSNEECVGNLLRRSVPLLSRLLDFGRWDVEERESAVLMRVSDFEAAPLGIRDWLHGVVAGLVASAHPPVATSIARGAAAFSPQLVVEVVPMY
- the dnaK gene encoding molecular chaperone DnaK; the protein is MGKIIGIDLGTTNSCVAVLEGTSASGEPEVRVVPNSEGARTTPSVVALPPSGERLVGQVAKRQSTTNPERTVYAVKRLMGRKFSDEDVGRHRDTTAYRVVEHANGDAWVAIGDKQMSPSEVSAMVLTNLKEIAEAFLGEPVTEAIITVPAYFDDAQRQATKDAGKIAGLDVKRILNEPTAASLAYGLDKTQSERIAVYDLGGGTFDISILEIASGVFNVKATGGDTHLGGEDFDARIINKLAEEFKEEHGIDLKTDRMALQRLKEAAEKAKHELSSSLETEINIPFIATGSAGPLHLERAMKRSELEILTRDLVDRTIDSCRAVLADAKVGPDKIDQVVMVGGMTRMPSVQKAVKELFGKDPNKGVNPDEVVAVGAAIQGAALGGAIDEVLLLDVTPLAIGVETGGGVFTRLIPRNTTVPTEKSEIFTTSMDNQPFVPIHVLQGEREMAADNRSLARFELTGIPPAPRGVPKIQVTFRIDANGILSVEAKDLGTGKSQAINVTPTSGLSHDEIDRLVNEGERYKESDELRRDMAEIRNQAETLIYTTEQALEAYGDLLEVERVATIRGDLEALQGALSGGSDLETVREAYARLEHGTFEIAEAMYGGGEGTT